The Populus nigra chromosome 14, ddPopNigr1.1, whole genome shotgun sequence genome has a segment encoding these proteins:
- the LOC133673258 gene encoding beta-1,3-galactosyltransferase pvg3-like, whose product MKQRRVILIALPSLVLFLFFFFYILFNIRVKSLLLASSNNHSTALTKTPHTETKFSILIGILTRPDNYDRRHFLRLVYGIQSSSIAEIDVKFVFCNLTKPEQRVLIALEILRFNDIIILDCIENMNNGKTYAYFSSLPHILPRHYDYVMKADDDVFIRLEPLSLSLKPLPWQDLYYGFVIPCNSMNPFADYMSGMGFLLSWDLVEWIGKSEIPENNTVGPEDKMVGKWLKMGNKAKNRFSNKPAMYDYPGTNGRCSHELIPETVAVHRLKRWDQWLNVLEFFNVTKQLNNSKLYHV is encoded by the coding sequence ATGAAGCAAAGGAGGGTGATTCTCATTGCGCTGCCATCTCTTGTTctcttcctctttttctttttctacatcTTGTTCAACATCAGAGTGAAATCACTTCTCCTAGCTTCATCCAACAACCATTCCACTGCACTCACCAAAACACCTCATACAGAAACCAAATTTAGCATCCTGATCGGAATCTTAACCCGCCCGGATAACTATGATCGCCGCCATTTCCTTCGCCTTGTCTATGGAATCCAATCATCTTCGATAGCTGAAATTGATGTAAAGTTTGTATTTTGCAATCTCACGAAGCCTGAACAAAGGGTACTCATAGCTCTAGAAATCCTTCGTTTCAACGACATCATCATTCTTGATTGCATTGAGAATATGAACAATGGCAAGACCTATGCATACTTCTCTTCACTCCCGCATATCCTACCAAGACATTATGACTATGTCATGAAAGCTGATGATGATGTTTTCATTAGGCTTGAGCCATTGTCTTTGTCACTAAAGCCACTACCATGGCAAGACTTGTATTATGGTTTTGTAATCCCTTGCAATAGCATGAATCCCTTTGCGGATTACATGTCAGGGATGGGGTTTTTGCTGTCCTGGGACCTTGTTGAATGGATTGGCAAGTCTGAAATCCCTGAGAATAACACAGTTGGGCCAGAAGACAAGATGGTTGGGAAATGGTTGAAGATGGGAAACAAGGCCAAAAACAGGTTCTCCAACAAGCCTGCAATGTATGATTATCCAGGAACAAATGGGAGGTGCTCGCATGAGCTCATACCAGAAACTGTGGCAGTTCATAGACTTAAGAGGTGGGATCAATGGCTGAATGTGCTTGAATTCTTTAATGTAACTAAACAACTTAACAACTCCAAACTATATCatgtatga
- the LOC133673367 gene encoding F-box protein SKIP16-like yields the protein MGLESVGDLALNIILTKLGPKETVQVSCVSKKFKDLASEESLWSLFCRQDLDLSAPLDHHGNHLPSFKATYKLWREAFRMYPWPLVKRVKSCWDRLTSWLTANFPEVKATLGKGASEGEIQKLERILKVKLPLPTRLLYRFHNGQHFSDKNLSSGMAGCPLGLIGGYCFYNHSVNVYLLSLHEVISKTQEIVRHLNLPDTSEYIVVAASSSYIGKFFFLNCSDGQLYVGTHNFPTDAEMMPCVPQALISPVHDFNSDQQQDAMLLWLEEHGRRLHNGMIKLLGKGNIKSISQFPEESPLCSTAVTSGVKVRASAVFVPEAADLEDISRKYVFAYSIRMSLLPEGCIINGMHFSSCQLHLRHWVISANDTVVSNVNAEAVIGKFPLLFPGEKEFVYESCTPLPTSTGSVEGSFTFVPGRLADPKGIPFEVEVGRFPLHLPDYIF from the exons ATGGGGCTGGAATCAGTGGGAGATCTGGCTCTGAACATAATCTTAACAAAACTTGGTCCAAAAGAGACAGTACAAGTATCATGTGTCAGCAAAAAGTTCAAGGATTTAGCTTCAGAGGAATCTCTCTGGTCATTATTTTGCCGTCAAGATCTTGATCTTTCTGCTCCTCTTGACCATCATGGAAATCATCTGCCTTCTTTTAAG GCAACTTATAAGTTATGGAGAGAAGCCTTTCGTATGTATCCTTGGCCCCTTGTAAAGCGAGTTAAAAGTTGTTGGGACAGACTCACGAGCTGGTTGACCGCGAACTTTCCTGAAGTTAAGGCTACCCTAGGAAAGGGTGCATCAGAAGGTGAGATTCAAAAGTTGGAAAGAATTTTGAAAGTTAAGCTGCCTCTTCCCACAAGACTTCTCTACCGCTTTCATAATGGTCAACATTTCTCAGACAAAAATCTGTCAAGTGGCATGGCTGGTTGTCCATTGGGCCTGATAGGTGGCTACTGTTTTTATAATCACTCGGTTAATGTCTACTTATTATCACTACATGAAGTAATCTCTAAAACACAGGAAATAGTGCGGCACCTGAACTTACCCGATACATCCGAGTATATTGTTGTGGCTGCTTCATCCTCATACATTGGAAAGTTTTTCTTCCTAAACTGTTCTGATGGCCAACTCTATGTTGGGACCCATAATTTTCCAACAGATGCAGAAATGATGCCATGTGTACCTCAGGCATTGATAAGTCCAGTCCATGATTTCAACAGTGACCAACAACAGGATGCTATGTTGTTATGGTTAGAAGAACATGGCCGTCGCTTGCACAATGGCATGATCAAACTTCTCGGCAAAGGAAATATTAAAAGCATCTCTCAGTTTCCAGAAGAATCTCCTCTCTGTTCAACTGCTGTAACCAGTGGTGTAAAG GTTCGTGCTTCTGCTGTTTTTGTGCCAGAGGCTGCTGATCTGGAAGATATTTCTAGAAAATACGTGTTCGCTTATTCAATCCGCATGTCCCTTCTACCAGAAGGATGCATCATCAACGGAATGCACTTCAGCTCTTGCCAACTGCACCTGAGGCACTGGGTTATCAGTGCTAATGATACTGTTGTATCTAATGTCAATGCAGAGGCTGTGATAGGCAAG TTCCCACTCTTGTTTCCAGGCGAGAAAGAATTTGTTTATGAGAGTTGTACACCTCTGCCAACTTCTACTGGCTCTGTTGAAGGTTCTTTCACATTTGTCCCTGGCAG ATTGGCAGATCCAAAAGGAATTCCATTTGAAGTTGAAGTTGGTCGGTTTCCGCTCCATCTGCCAGACTACATTTTCTGA